Proteins encoded by one window of Alkalinema sp. FACHB-956:
- a CDS encoding aldo/keto reductase, producing MTTLTLTPTLPPIAPLGIGTWAWGDSLFWSYGKDYGAEQVETAFFAAIEAGITLFDTAEVYGLGESERLLGKFLQQTRQPILLATKYMPLPWRFSPNQVRDAVKASLDRLQRDRIDLYQIHQPVSFLISQQTLLDTLAAEVQAGRITALGVSNYSATQMRQAHKILADRGIPLAVNQVPYSLLDRKIETSGVMETAKELGVTILAYSPLAQGLLTGKYSPETAQNPVMGARRLDPRFNPQGLQKIQPLVKLLQKIGENYDCTPAQVALNWLMAQGSVVPIPGAKTANQAQQNAGALGWALTPEEITQIDLMTRSWR from the coding sequence GACAACCCTAACCCTCACTCCCACCCTGCCCCCCATCGCCCCCCTCGGCATTGGCACTTGGGCCTGGGGCGACTCCCTCTTCTGGAGCTACGGCAAAGACTACGGAGCCGAACAGGTAGAAACCGCCTTTTTCGCCGCGATCGAAGCTGGGATCACCCTCTTCGACACCGCAGAAGTCTACGGCCTGGGTGAATCGGAACGCCTGCTAGGCAAATTCCTCCAGCAAACCCGCCAACCCATCCTGCTGGCCACCAAATACATGCCCCTGCCCTGGCGCTTCAGCCCCAACCAAGTGCGGGACGCCGTCAAAGCCAGCTTGGATCGCCTACAGCGCGATCGCATTGACCTCTACCAAATCCACCAACCCGTCAGCTTTCTAATCAGCCAACAGACCCTGCTGGACACCCTAGCAGCAGAAGTCCAAGCCGGTCGCATCACCGCCCTCGGGGTCAGCAACTACTCCGCAACGCAAATGCGCCAAGCCCACAAAATTCTCGCCGATCGCGGCATCCCCCTAGCCGTCAACCAAGTGCCCTACTCCCTCCTCGATCGCAAAATCGAAACCAGTGGCGTCATGGAAACCGCCAAGGAACTGGGGGTGACCATCCTGGCCTACAGTCCCCTCGCTCAGGGCTTGCTCACGGGCAAGTACAGCCCCGAAACCGCCCAGAACCCCGTCATGGGTGCCCGTCGGCTGGATCCGCGATTTAATCCCCAAGGACTGCAAAAAATTCAGCCCCTAGTGAAACTTTTACAGAAAATTGGTGAAAACTACGATTGCACCCCCGCTCAAGTCGCTCTCAACTGGTTGATGGCACAAGGGTCTGTGGTGCCAATCCCTGGAGCCAAAACCGCCAATCAAGCCCAGCAAAATGCTGGAGCCTTAGGCTGGGCACTCACACCGGAGGAAATTACGCAGATCGATCTGATGACCCGATCGTGGCGATAG
- a CDS encoding response regulator codes for MGTVLVVDDSATAREMLVAELRRCGFQVGMAVDGADAKDKIQANPPMLVITDLIMPNVNGYELCRWIKNNPGTEKVPVIMCSTKSEDFDRYWGMKQGADAYITKPYQPKDMINAVKYLLEESGVYSEE; via the coding sequence ATGGGGACGGTATTAGTCGTTGACGATAGCGCTACAGCTCGGGAAATGCTGGTGGCTGAACTCCGCAGATGCGGCTTTCAAGTGGGCATGGCCGTGGATGGCGCGGATGCTAAGGACAAGATCCAAGCCAATCCCCCGATGCTGGTCATTACTGACTTGATCATGCCAAATGTCAATGGCTATGAACTCTGTCGTTGGATCAAAAATAATCCCGGCACAGAAAAAGTCCCTGTGATCATGTGCAGTACTAAAAGCGAAGATTTCGATCGCTATTGGGGCATGAAGCAAGGAGCCGATGCCTATATCACCAAGCCCTATCAGCCCAAGGACATGATCAACGCGGTTAAGTATCTGCTAGAAGAGTCCGGGGTCTATAGCGAAGAATAA
- a CDS encoding cation diffusion facilitator family transporter: MHPLCPDCQPQSLDLFGLQAQKKQRQLTIAIGLIGGFALVEALIGWSSHSLALVAEAGHLVADCAALGLALLATVIGRSSRKVGWIGSHQLTVRKPQSAETWAAFANGFGLVLIALWITWEAAHHLQQPSAEIESLPMLMTAIAGVVVNSINVALLHKDSQHDLNLKGAFLHVLADMLGSIGVIVAAIAVAVLHWLWADCAISFVIAGLISLSAIPLIWQSGRQLWLQNQPAQVIKQDRSPHDPA, from the coding sequence ATGCACCCTCTCTGTCCCGACTGCCAACCCCAATCGCTTGACCTCTTTGGCCTGCAAGCCCAGAAAAAACAACGCCAACTCACGATCGCGATCGGTCTGATTGGCGGATTCGCCTTGGTGGAAGCGCTGATTGGCTGGAGTAGCCACAGTTTGGCGCTGGTGGCCGAAGCGGGGCATTTGGTTGCCGATTGCGCGGCTTTGGGGTTAGCACTCCTAGCAACTGTCATCGGGCGCTCCTCTCGGAAGGTAGGCTGGATCGGTAGCCATCAGTTAACCGTGCGCAAGCCCCAAAGCGCAGAAACCTGGGCAGCCTTTGCCAATGGATTTGGTTTGGTACTGATTGCGCTATGGATTACCTGGGAAGCTGCCCACCACCTCCAGCAGCCCTCGGCGGAGATCGAAAGTTTGCCGATGCTGATGACGGCGATCGCGGGGGTTGTGGTGAATAGCATTAACGTTGCACTGTTGCACAAAGACAGTCAGCATGACCTCAATTTGAAAGGGGCTTTTCTGCATGTACTGGCGGATATGCTGGGGTCGATCGGGGTCATCGTCGCGGCGATCGCGGTGGCGGTGCTGCATTGGCTCTGGGCCGACTGTGCCATCAGTTTTGTGATCGCGGGGTTGATTAGTCTCTCAGCCATTCCCTTAATTTGGCAAAGCGGACGGCAACTCTGGCTGCAAAATCAGCCAGCTCAGGTGATTAAGCAAGATCGTTCACCTCACGATCCAGCCTAG
- a CDS encoding Rpn family recombination-promoting nuclease/putative transposase — protein MFDNLSKFLIQQYSQDFAAWLLGEPIALTELQPTELSIEPIRADSVILLKSQQVIVHCEFQTNPDRDLPFRMADYALRIYRKYPDRKLVQVVVYLRETTSEWVYVTQFEGNQFRHEFQVVRLWEQSPEVFLQRPGLLPYAVLTQTNDREAVLREVARRLDEIPDRRERSNLTVSSAVMAGLSLEKTVIQRILRREVMRESVIYQEWETELKAEGRAEGRMEGQEEERQILAMKMLQEGLSLETIARITEYSIEQLESIQAQINSADR, from the coding sequence ATGTTTGACAACCTTTCTAAATTCCTGATTCAGCAATATTCCCAGGACTTTGCGGCTTGGTTGCTAGGGGAGCCGATCGCCCTAACCGAACTGCAACCCACCGAACTGTCGATCGAGCCGATTCGAGCGGATTCTGTAATTTTATTGAAATCGCAACAGGTGATTGTCCACTGTGAATTTCAAACCAACCCTGATCGGGATTTACCCTTTCGCATGGCGGATTATGCGTTACGGATTTATCGCAAATATCCCGATCGAAAGTTAGTGCAAGTGGTGGTTTATTTACGGGAAACCACTTCAGAGTGGGTTTATGTAACACAATTTGAAGGCAATCAGTTCCGCCATGAGTTCCAAGTGGTGCGGCTGTGGGAGCAGTCGCCGGAAGTGTTTTTGCAACGGCCTGGATTGTTGCCCTATGCGGTGTTGACGCAAACGAACGATCGTGAAGCAGTCCTACGGGAAGTGGCGCGGCGCTTGGATGAGATTCCCGATCGGAGGGAACGGAGTAATTTGACGGTGAGCAGTGCGGTGATGGCTGGGTTATCATTGGAGAAGACGGTGATTCAACGAATTCTCAGGAGGGAAGTGATGCGGGAATCGGTGATTTATCAAGAGTGGGAAACGGAACTCAAGGCGGAAGGCCGAGCGGAAGGTCGGATGGAAGGACAGGAAGAGGAGCGGCAGATCCTGGCGATGAAGATGTTGCAGGAAGGCTTATCCCTGGAGACGATCGCGCGGATTACCGAATATTCGATCGAACAATTGGAATCCATACAGGCTCAGATTAATTCAGCCGATCGCTGA